In Ooceraea biroi isolate clonal line C1 chromosome 1, Obir_v5.4, whole genome shotgun sequence, the genomic stretch CGACGGAGGAACTGGTCAAACTGCTGCAAGAAAGACTGACGACTTACAAGATGGCTGAACAAAAGGCGAAGAGGGAAAATGAAACTGGCAGGGCTAGAAGGTTCAATAGGGGTGTAAGAACACTGAAGGAGATGTTGGCCTCTGTGCAGTCAGGCAAAGGCATAAGCGAAGCTGACATTCCTCCGCCTTTGCCTCCTTCAGCTACCGCGGAATCTACAGTGCAAGATACAAGTAATGCATTTTCTTTCTCATATTGTCTTATATCATTTTGGATGATATGATCCAATTTGAATCTAATgttaatctttattttatggacatatttctgtatttattataGCAAAAGAAACATCATCACCTACTGAGACCATCGAGTCACCTGCTACCCCAGACGTGGTCTCAACCGATGGTCCTCCCGAAGCACCTCCAGCAGACACCGCAGTTGATCAGGAGGCTTTGGATAAATTGAAGAAACAGCAGCAGAAATACAAGATTGCAGCGGTTGCCTGGAAGAAGGCGGGCAACAAGGAGCAAGCGTTAGAATACGTGAAGACTGTGAAACAATTCGACATAGTCATCGCTGCGGTAGCTGCAGGAGAAAAGCTCGATCTATCAGACATGCCACCTACTCCAACTCTGCCTTCTGCGGAGGCAACAGGTACTGTAATGCTAGCGGCGAAGGAAGAGAGTGAAGTTCAGCAGCAAACTACAGACACGTCGCCTGGAGGTACGGTGTAGATATCCAAGTTGGATTACAGAATTCCTCATAAaagttattgttatatttatcgacagtattgtaaatatatgttGTGTATTATCGATATCTGTGCCTTTCTGTGAAGAAATACATAACAGACATGAAATTTTACTTGTATTTATCAACAATGCTGACGTACAAATTCTTACGTTGAAAGCCAATTCGGTCGAATCAAAGTATGGTCCTGAGAACATCGAGGGTGCCCTTAAGGAGCGTCTCGAGGTGTACAGGAGAACGAAGGTAGTTGCTGAAACCGAGGGTAACACTTCCAAGGCACGCAGGTACGGTAGGATTTGCAAGCAGTTCGAGGACGCCATTAAGTTACATGCACATGGAAAGCTGATATCTTTGGACGAGCTTCCTGTCCCGCCTGGTTTTCCACCATTGACCAACACGCAAGGCAACAATGCTGCCGCACCGCTTGCACCCAAGCCACCTGAAAATGTTGCTGCTGTGACACCTGCGCAACCAAAACCACCTGTTCCACCTCCTAGAGCAGGTAAGAAACGACGAGACTTCTTACTCTCTGCGTATATTATCGATCATGCTCTTGTATAGCAATGCCTGCGTAATTTCATCTTTTACTTTGCCCTCTATTAGGACCGAAACCAAAACAGAGAATTACGTCGCGCGCGGAGAAGCAAACGCAGCAATTGCAGTTGAGGCAGCGCGAGTTAAAGCAAGCCGCTCTGAATGCAAAGAACGACGGAGACATGGATTTAGCGCGCGATTATTTGAGACAAGCGAAAGGGATACAATCATTGATCGAAGCCAGCAGAGCTGGCTTACCCGTCGACATGAATTCCATCCCGTTGTCACCCCTTGAAAAGGTCGAACTCAGTATATCTCAGAAAGACGAAAATTTTGTGGTGGTGTCTACCGAAGAAGGATCGAGTGGAACGGATGaacaaatttatgaaaatcttGAAACGCAACTAATTAAGCAGATTAAGGTAACAAATAATGCTCTTTACGGAATGtcgttttattattgaaaagcaAATTTGACATTGTGTTAAAtcgtatcattaatttttattcagtaATCTTtgcaactttttaatatttaatttcgcaGTCCTGCTTGTCCACGCGAGACCATTCAAAAGCATTGGGAGATGTACCCGGATATAATAGATGGGAACGACTCGCGCTGGGTTACACGCGGGACTTGGATATGTTAAGAGTGCGGAAACGCGACTCACTGCCACCGCCACAGCATCACTATCAGATCAAAACTTATCAAATAGTACAGTTAGTACACATTCATTTCTTTTCTTGTGCAAGCACATACGTAAAGGATGagattatataagaaaaattgttatcgAGAAATTACAAAAAACCAGAACACTGATTTTttccaaataaatataaagaaaattggtTTTCTTTGTCAGGAGCTGTACAGACTTGAACGACGGCGATATCGAAATCTCCATAATTAGAGGAATTAATTATCCTCGGGAAGCGGACACGTATGTTATATTTGAGTTTCCATTTCCATCAGATGGCCACCCTACGGATAGGACATCAACGATTAAAGATACTTCTAATCCCGAGTACGAGGCTGTATTCCCGTTGACTGGGATCATAAATCGTACCTCGAGACAATGTCAGAGAGCATTCAAACGACATGCCTTGAAGTGTGAAGTTTGGGCCAAAGGGTAATTTAATAGCGTTGCCAGCAGTGTTTAACGTTTAATTCGAAgcttaatttaaattttgggACCACGTACATCAATGAGATACTACTAACCCCAGTTGCATGATGtattcttcttcctctcctcttGGTTTTAAACGCCCCGTACATGCTTGTTatgctattaaaatattagaaagatTTGCAATGAGTATATACCCGAAAAATAGAACGTTGTTTGCAGGTGCTCGCTGAATTCCATCTTGTGTTGCACTCATTCCAGGTACGATACCTCTATAATCCTTGTAAAGTTTGCAgcttgttttatttatttattacagagATTCTTAtggcacacatacatatatattatatgtgtgtttctttttttttaaatgtaatatttgttaaataaataataaatatatctgaaaattattatagtcTAATAGAATACGTGTATGTACAATTACGATTAATTAGGTATCacgcatttttaaaaattttacgcGAGCAACCTGTAACAACGTTAATGGTTAAATCTTTTCGAAAATAATCCttttgaaagaataaatttccACTTCATCTACATTTATGATGTCTTTTTGCAACATTGCAGGGGTTTCTTTCGGAGCGATAGCCTACTTGGTACAGTGACAGTCAAGTTACAACCTTTAGAATTGCAGTGCGCTATACACGACTCTTTCCCAGTAAAtacactttatttttttttttcacattATACTGCagatataagaaattttatgtttcatgTTTCAGCTTATGGATGGCAGAAAGGCAACAGGGGGAAAATTGGAGTTGAAACTGCGGCTCAGGAATCCAATACTTGTGAAGCAAGTtgaaaatattacagataaGTGGTTAATTCTTGATCACTAATTTGATATACCAACTCGGAGTGATTATTCAGTGATTTAGTTTGCATTTGCCATTGATTGCGGGGCCTTCGAAACAACGAACtgcacaaaaaatataaaccgCTATTTTTCAATCGtgtatatcgatatatatcgatatatgtgAACTTGAAATGTTTTAATGGGAAACATTTGTCTATGTATattcatgtataaaaattatgtataaatatgatatgagaccgatttataaaaataaaaaatcgcgTAACTCGATTCGAAAAAGATGACGAACTTCAAATATCGATTACTCTCGAAAGAATCGCGCGAGAGATGCAAAATGATCTCGCGGATTCTACAAGATGGGTGTGTATCGTACGATTTACATGTGGAAACAGAATGATTCGCGCACTCGAGCTGAATCCACGTTTCTCGGAGAACAATACAGCCAGCGGACCTCACTAACAAACTATTGTTCGATAATCGTTCGACTCTGCCTCCTTCCAGCTCGCTATACCACTAGTTCGTTCTCCAATCAAATGCGATTAACTATCTTGAGAGGATTTCAGCAATTgcattgtacatacatacataggCCGTTCGTTCACTTGCGTGCGATAAAACGTATCGCGACGCGTTTTACGCGGCGCGCGTCTTTGGACAAAAGAGGATTatgtaatgaaattatataatccaATCTTGAAAAAGTTGCGCATTGTAGATATGTATTAGCACGTCAATGCAGAAAATGGAATTATTATTCTGAAATTGAAGAAGATACttgaaaaagggaaaaaaagaagataatttctctttattcaatctttattaattttatcaagttAAGAAGAACGCTTTGGATTTTTCAATCAATGGTCACAATCAAATCCCAAAAGTTACTGGAACGGCGGCTGCAAGTTTCCGCTCGAAATGTGCAGCCGATTAAGCGTGAAACCTCAAGAGTTCCATCGCGCGGTGTTCTTCTCGCGGTTTGAGCAAATACACGATATCCTGTACGATCGATGGGTCCACGAAGGAACACGGTGACACCCACGGTGTCAAGTGTTCGCAGCATGATCCATCTCAATCGTTCGACTGCGTTCAGGAGCACTCGCGCAAATTGCGGTgttgaaaattcaaaaaaaaaag encodes the following:
- the LOC105280302 gene encoding coiled-coil and C2 domain-containing protein 1-like isoform X1, which encodes MFGKKKEAKRPRPVGGLEQYGIFEVPDINMDNIGGNMEDDGDDDEDLEAELAALAAGNDTSYKSRRSAACKTTDVNLDAMVADCMKDTNSDEEPPEGDDDPVLLKELQMLTGDKIMEQTEMPETLAEGQAEQDKPESKENSSTEELVKLLQERLTTYKMAEQKAKRENETGRARRFNRGVRTLKEMLASVQSGKGISEADIPPPLPPSATAESTVQDTTKETSSPTETIESPATPDVVSTDGPPEAPPADTAVDQEALDKLKKQQQKYKIAAVAWKKAGNKEQALEYVKTVKQFDIVIAAVAAGEKLDLSDMPPTPTLPSAEATGTVMLAAKEESEVQQQTTDTSPGANSVESKYGPENIEGALKERLEVYRRTKVVAETEGNTSKARRYGRICKQFEDAIKLHAHGKLISLDELPVPPGFPPLTNTQGNNAAAPLAPKPPENVAAVTPAQPKPPVPPPRAGPKPKQRITSRAEKQTQQLQLRQRELKQAALNAKNDGDMDLARDYLRQAKGIQSLIEASRAGLPVDMNSIPLSPLEKVELSISQKDENFVVVSTEEGSSGTDEQIYENLETQLIKQIKSCLSTRDHSKALGDVPGYNRWERLALGYTRDLDMLRVRKRDSLPPPQHHYQIKTYQIVQSCTDLNDGDIEISIIRGINYPREADTYVIFEFPFPSDGHPTDRTSTIKDTSNPEYEAVFPLTGIINRTSRQCQRAFKRHALKCEVWAKGCSLNSILCCTHSRGFFRSDSLLGTVTVKLQPLELQCAIHDSFPLMDGRKATGGKLELKLRLRNPILVKQVENITDKWLILDH
- the LOC105280302 gene encoding coiled-coil and C2 domain-containing protein 1-like isoform X2, coding for MFGKKKEAKRPRPVGGLEQYGIFEVPDINMDNIGGNMEDDGDDDEDLEAELAALAAGNDTSYKSRRSAACKTTDVNLDAMVADCMKDTNSDEEPPEGDDDPVLLKELQMLTGDKIMEQTEMPETLAEGQAEQDKPESKENSSTEELVKLLQERLTTYKMAEQKAKRENETGRARRFNRGVRTLKEMLASVQSGKGISEADIPPPLPPSATAESTVQDTTKETSSPTETIESPATPDVVSTDGPPEAPPADTAVDQEALDKLKKQQQKYKIAAVAWKKAGNKEQALEYVKTVKQFDIVIAAVAAGEKLDLSDMPPTPTLPSAEATGTVMLAAKEESEVQQQTTDTSPGANSVESKYGPENIEGALKERLEVYRRTKVVAETEGNTSKARRYGRICKQFEDAIKLHAHGKLISLDELPVPPGFPPLTNTQGNNAAAPLAPKPPENVAAVTPAQPKPPVPPPRAGPKPKQRITSRAEKQTQQLQLRQRELKQAALNAKNDGDMDLARDYLRQAKGIQSLIEASRAGLPVDMNSIPLSPLEKVELSISQKDENFVVVSTEEGSSGTDEQIYENLETQLIKQIKSCLSTRDHSKALGDVPGYNRWERLALGYTRDLDMLRVRKRDSLPPPQHHYQIKTYQIVQSCTDLNDGDIEISIIRGINYPREADTYVIFEFPFPSDGHPTDRTSTIKDTSNPEYEAVFPLTGIINRTSRQCQRAFKRHALKCEVWAKGGFFRSDSLLGTVTVKLQPLELQCAIHDSFPLMDGRKATGGKLELKLRLRNPILVKQVENITDKWLILDH